In the Melitaea cinxia chromosome 28, ilMelCinx1.1, whole genome shotgun sequence genome, one interval contains:
- the LOC123667442 gene encoding protein Daple, translating to MGSTSFLNKSKSGFRAKSGSSVGSDKEMNGKLKRSKIRRPVRMNEYGMKRIPDYTELAYKEAVSKLKYFLSGNNAPSVRSYGGSASIKNVDESDGDLDKKYSTSYNTLAEYKPRPRLTAKYATLYADSLNNYTPPQPTVTSTAPQVPGDLTGGTNPDVVNFIQKQEEYIEQLERESQYCRDELNNLLGKVKEVISENEHLHEAQKNKLISRMFHNYNAGSETDELDDVGDSTGLDSDDKISLSKTRRPKSRSVKLEGPNIVFESRIAELEAQLTQAKIDLKKVQDENNENKRKLANGLVDSTCLDGFKRQIDNLQRDKSTLEAQIAKLKLNLEQKEGDMDARYKKGSDVVEQQLREERNNLEIEIRRLKEELGLERAKARSQAGEGARRCLARCDQLQLELAAQRDGAARLQLELERQRREENDIKRELSMKNAAIEELKMELKNKSASLQADLAQAHAEKASLEEELASARLTIERQQRQSKHEVNRLNSEIQSLRHRLDRADADLVHSRRENLRLSEQISNLEKEINMKNLTPISPEKNKKELSSMLESMENKHAKTVAELESMIHSQNSLMEKLTSECRLLTDKLDDANRRHKMEKTQLLCRNSELMRKLRNLWSSHKKYCTTTIAPYRSYTPLKLATLQRQVEHLGQSLQSAYSHPPSNNQAPSSHTTEANRISRFPPGAGSNYTRTEPTGDATVSESGDVRNIARDYETTGNINIQDHSNNDNINNSSKAQTSPKQIIVTNEQNGKHTNVERKMSKQNSRDSNNQDEKVLGKQLSKENTQPEDRMENDRTQATSQIESNEKFDTDHRENIISDTTQPVEYQTGNDQPRQQSEEYANQNYSDENYPNQGQNYDQPQFENYEQYPEQYTDPNAQQYADPNAQQYADPNAQQYADPNIQQYADPNVQQYADPNIQQYADPNVQQYVDPNVQEYTDPNAQYEGQYENYTTDENYTEQVYDNTQYNQEYATEAEYPDTATEQTIETNENTPKENIISQS from the exons ATGGGCTCGACTAGTTTTTTGAACAAGTCTAAGTCTGGTTTCAGAGCAAAGAGCGGCTCCAGCGTGGGCTCTGATAAGGAGATGAATGGGAAGCTCAAGAGGTCGAAAATACG GCGCCCGGTAAGGATGAACGAGTACGGGATGAAGAGGATTCCGGACTACACAGAGCTGGCATACAAAGAAGCAGTGTCCAAATTGAAGTACTTTTTGTCGGGGAATAATGCGCCTAGC GTTCGTAGTTACGGCGGATCAGCATCAATCAAGAACGTTGACGAGTCAGACGGCGATCTCGACAAGAAGTATTCGACATCTTACAACACTCTGGCCGAGTACAAGCCGCGTCCGCGCCTTACCGCCAAGTACGCGACATTGTACGCTGACAGCTTGAACAATTACACACCGCCTCAGCCAACTGTTACTAGTACTG CACCCCAAGTACCTGGTGACCTGACCGGTGGAACAAATCCTGATGTTGTAAATTTCATACAGAAACAAGAGGAGTATATTGAACAACTAGAACGAGAGAGCCAATATTGTAGA GATGAATTAAACAACCTGCTCGGGAAGGTAAAAGAGGTGATATCAGAAAATGAACACTTACACGAGGCTCAGAAGAACAAGCTTATTTCTCGGATGTTCCACAATTATAACGCTGGCTCTGAAACTGATGAACTCGACGATGTGGGAGACAGTACTGGTTTGGATAGTGATGATAAG ATATCGCTATCAAAGACTCGTAGGCCAAAGTCTCGGTCTGTAAAACTCGAAGGACCAAATATCGTCTTCGAGTCTCGTATTGCGGAACTGGAGGCACAACTGACACAAGCTAAAATTGATCTTAAGAAGGTTCAG GATGAAAACAACGAAAACAAACGTAAGCTTGCTAACGGTCTTGTAGACTCCACATGTCTTGATGGTTTTAAAAGACAAATTGATAATTTGCAaag ggaTAAGTCAACTTTAGAAGCTCAAATAGCTAAACTGAAACTAAACTTGGAACAGAAGGAAGGAGACATGGATGCTCGTTATAAGAAAGGATCAGATGTTGTCGAACAACAACTCAGAGAAGAGAGAAACAatttagaaatagaaatacgcAGACTTAAG GAGGAGCTGGGTCTGGAACGCGCCAAGGCGCGGTCGCAGGCGGGCGAGGGCGCGCGGCGCTGCCTGGCGCGCTGCGACCAGCTGCAGCTCGAGCTCGCCGCGCAGCGCGACGGCGCCGCGCGCCTGCAG TTGGAATTGGAACGTCAGCGCCGTGAAGAAAACGACATAAAGAGAGAGTTGTCAATGAAAAATGCTGCTATTGAAGAATTGAAGATGGAACTCAAAAATAAATCTG CTTCCCTTCAAGCAGACTTAGCTCAAGCACACGCTGAGAAAGCGTCTCTAGAAGAAGAACTGGCAAGCGCTAGGCTTACTATCGAGAGACAACAGCGCCAGTCCAAACATGAAGTTAATCGTCTTAATTCTGAA ATTCAATCGCTCCGCCATCGTTTGGATAGAGCTGATGCAGACTTGGTACATTCACGCCGCGAGAATTTGCGACTCTCAGAACAGATATCCAATCTTGAAAAAGAG attaatatgaaaaatttgACCCCAATATCTCCAGAGAAAAACAAGAAGGAATTGTCGTCAATGCTGGAGTCCATGGAGAACAAGCATG CTAAGACCGTGGCTGAGTTGGAGTCCATGATTCATTCACAAAACAGTCTGATGGAGAAACTCACCAGCGAATGTCGTTTGCTTACAGACAAGCTCGACGACGCAAATCGTAGGCACAA AATGGAAAAAACACAGCTGCTTTGCAGAAACTCTGAGCTTATGAGAAAACTTAGAAATTTGTGGTCTTCTCATAAGAAATACTGCACGACCACCATAGCACCGTATCGGAGTTACACTCCATTGA AACTGGCAACTTTGCAGCGTCAAGTAGAGCATCTCGGACAATCCCTGCAGTCAGCATACTCGCACCCACCTAGTAATAACCAAG CACCTTCCTCGCACACAACCGAAGCCAACAGAATATCTCGCTTCCCTCCCGGAGCCGGATCAAACTATACCAGAACTGAGCCCACCGGAGACGCCACGGTCTCAGAAAGCGGTGACGTCAGAAACATTGCTAGAGACTACGAAACAACAggaaatataaacatacaagATCACTCGAacaatgataatataaataactcgTCAAAGGCACAAACCTCGCCGAAACAAATTATAGTAACTAATGAACAAAATGGTAAACATACGAATGTTGAAAGAAAGATGTCAAAACAAAATTCGCGTGATTCAAATAACCAAGATGAGAAAGTTTTaggaaaacaattatcaaaagaAAACACTCAACCTGAAGATCGTATGGAAAATGATAGAACACAAGCTACATCGCAAATCGAAAGTAATGAAAAGTTTGACACAGATCatagagaaaatattatttcagaTACAACACAGCCAGTTGAGTATCAAACTGGTAACGATCAGCCAAGACAACAATCAGAAGAATATGCAAATCAAAATTATAGTGATGAAAATTATCCAAATCAAGGACAAAATTACGACCAAccacaatttgaaaattacgAACAGTATCCTGAGCAATACACCGATCCTAATGCTCAGCAATATGCTGATCCTAATGCTCAGCAATATGCTGATCCTAATGCTCAGCAATATGCTGATCCTAATATTCAACAATATGCTGATCCTAATGTTCAGCAATATGCTGATCCTAATATTCAGCAATATGCTGATCCTAATGTTCAGCAATACGTTGATCCTAACGTTCAGGAATATACTGATCCAAATGCTCAATACGAAGGCCAATATGAAAATTATACGACAGATGAAAATTACACTGAACAAGTATATGATAACACACAATATAACCAAGAATATGCAACTGAAGCTGAATATCCTGACACGGCTACAGAACAAACAATTGAGACAAATGAGAACACGCCCAAGGAAAATATAATTAGCCAAAGTTAG
- the LOC123667509 gene encoding uncharacterized protein LOC123667509, translating into MERLAALASRPQSAREFRERQIELMHPLPLASYLLKPVQRILKYHLLLQNVVKQCASCETEYALLKMTGIAHHIDDMKRRHEHAVRVQEIQSLLYGWNGPDLTTYGELCAEGTFRVFGAKAMRHAFLFDKMLLVTKNREDGILAYKSHIMCNNMMLVESIAGAPLSFHVIPWDAPRAQLTLQARSPRHKREWTLLLKRVILENYNAVIPSHARQLVMELGQNKTDDDILAEKSHNLITQASMRKQLSAPEYLEKRKLERERRKSFENGTRGRLKKANRKYTIKNSRDEGQDCDCVQYSAEKGIDYTCDNCYIDLCSDCETEIAKDKVKDDKCSCKNAPNDTREKCPECDRALHYIDAGSTEQIERNKSSCKCSDFKSSQESFTKEFSGSLKKTRGYHSSDNIVGYTDSKSKEDLTEINSASNVKNIQKTCLKCAKIKENIPVTDSMTTLHSRKSRCNETEKHRTDTLRSKSKDDPQRSKLSKIGTWRRKSEPGLQNSVIIMKKSQDSDSERTDSKGSEKIEFECRNCGSNKITKKTKGNEGPIISDPEIDRKRGTNIIVKPNIEIKMYNTKNIPKKISKIKKNRAKGLRLGSDTTTRFYTDFSTDVSTENILHISESNDSLNVEKSKIQPILHIPEKISKDEDIDEETYKKLIEKTDSFKKNELEKVKYLNKQKVINEGTESEDKSHDISEQQEEVQESCEEIEQPLEQIISQLLMQNREFQKLLKKQQQRNTAQRRHQRLLKSHSNPDQVISAKNELTKLKPKYTRQMSENIELNINEHENPERNAHSDIDDVSDEDHIYETLRIENRAENNLHELCNKSKVIQHNIHVSRPKRLPSPQNSSELVKTHGPESDYVYLSFDQIKRRESLEDGIYDVPVKSPEKVSKVDKNVNDYYVTMDSPAKASNEENIYDNLIEVCRRKKDVPNTLPGDYLPMSPDQQSPNTPEIWLSRQKEHFNVSRDRKSGSLPRSFQVVTSGKEDNNLSTFKCKPNSNSKTYLNRDGKVMSADRPFTIASDQSEISYENVETYMSEGDILKFNKNSKSKEDEYTQNISQSTLELEEEIDRCYKNNFEKVDLDTNKNENPLNTSQPNLNVSTTSSCEALTTEQNDGKAKNVDVIHPEHKIYKPTSNVLSLKNVLSRFKSRTPPKNNDDVEINANDQTVENSKTDLKSPTSEKRSALNPRSYSKNLLQRFRSIIGDEQPDDNQNKCENNKTKNEDSQNISKSEIKVIITSTDNSPTTSTMVYSIKTDPLSKSVCDHTTMSESQKEKNNLEILSQSCENINQKSNLLPNYEKSISMVTNVSSSLASTPSPSKSNNSSYQSLNKLPVYMQGSKHLGARIAQSDYVDPMTLMSEKNALKNVNVLINKNAIRPDSLFSNSSFVTSSSESTYQESQIKTNTSQQTLTEKTTASKANSDESYYEKSFEKIEQLTDADMFRDSAVYSDQEDIDDTFSDTKTKVFNKGMTRVESIKRESSFKTKKTVVTTNTSDKKCTQSNVITITNKIIHTESNRNTSKVEKVDTDEKSVVKPKVAPPVAIKPKITTAPSVAAVPPKITITKNNLTKSQEQSSSSESVNTRTIRRNTSYKTSFVRSDSTPVAQKEKTDLGNQVAKSESKTIETKEKIEEELKPQGNIQMKRLSFERASLDSATRKTKPILETKRQSIEQPSTSKSVLERRLEIEQMTKVHINKSIQSKKPIQLAKPKSITPKMASFERSVSENRTKERNVNTNVGSLRPNIPLNKNSVNEQSPDANDNDPKESWVKQVVNKFQ; encoded by the exons ATGGAGAGATTGGCCGCTTTGGCTTCTCGGCCTCAGAGTGCCCGGGAGTTCAGAGAGAGGCAGATCGAGTTGATGCATCCTTTGCCATTGGCGTCCTATCTTTTGAAGCCAGTGCAGAGGATTTTGAAATACCATCTGTTACTACAG aACGTGGTGAAACAATGTGCCTCGTGTGAGACGGAGTACGCGCTCCTGAAGATGACGGGCATCGCGCACCACATCGACGACATGAAGAGACGACACGAACACGCTGTTAGAGTTCAG GAAATCCAGTCGTTATTATACGGATGGAACGGACCTGATTTGACAACTTACGGAGAGTTGTGCGCCGAAGGGACCTTTAG AGTGTTCGGCGCAAAGGCAATGCGTCACGCCTTTCTCTTCGACAAAATGCTCCTTGTGACCAAGAACAGGGAGGATGGAATCCTTGCGTACAAGTCCCATATTATG TGCAACAACATGATGCTGGTGGAGTCGATCGCGGGCGCGCCGCTGTCGTTCCACGTGATCCCGTGGGACGCGCCGCGCGCACAGCTCACCCTGCAGGCGCGCTCGCCGCGCCACAAGCGGGAGTGGACCTTGTTACTGAAGCGG gtaataTTAGAGAATTACAATGCTGTCATTCCATCTCATGCGAGGCAATTAGTTATGGAGCTGGGACAAAATAAAACTGATg ATGATATACTGGCGGAGAAGTCACACAACCTCATAACACAAGCGTCGATGAGAAAACAACTATCAGCGCCTGAATATcttgaaaaaagaaaattagaaaGAGAAAGAAGAAAATCATTTGAAAATGGAACCAGAGGAAGATTAAAGAAAGCTAATCGAAAATATACCATCAAAAATTCCCGAGATGAAGGTCAAGATTGTGACTGCGTTCAATATTCTGCTGAAAAAGGAATAGACTACACTTGTGATAATTGTTACATCGATCTCTGTTCAGATTGTGAAACAGAGATCGCTAAAGATAAAGTTAAAGATGACAAATGTTCATGTAAAAATGCTCCAAACGATACAAGGGAAAAGTGCCCGGAATGTGATAGGGCGTTACATTATATAGACGCTGGTAGTACTGAACaaattgaaagaaataaatCATCTTGCAAATGTTCAGATTTTAAGTCATCTCAAGAGAGTTTTACAAAGGAATTCAGCGGTTCGTTGAAGAAAACTAGGGGTTATCACTCGTCTGACAATATTGTAGGCTACACAGATAGTAAGAGTAAAGAAGATTTGACAGAAATTAATAGCGCatctaatgttaaaaatatccaaaaaaCCTGCTTAAAATGTGCGaagattaaagaaaatattccaGTAACAGATTCTATGACCACTTTACATTCAAGAAAATCAAGATGCAATGAGACCGAAAAACACAGGACGGATACGTTACGTTCAAAGTCTAAAGATGATCCACAAAGAtccaaattatcaaaaattggTACGTGGAGAAGAAAGTCGGAACCAGGTTTACAAAACTCggttataattatgaaaaaatcaCAAGATAGTGACAGTGAGAGAACGGATAGCAAAGGAAGTGAAAAAATAGAATTCGAATGTCGAAATTGTGgatctaataaaataactaagaaAACCAAAGGCAATGAAGGACCGATCATTTCTGACCCTGAAATAGACAGAAAGAGAGGCactaatattatagtaaaaccgaatatagaaataaagatgtacaatactaaaaatataccaAAGAAAATttcgaagattaaaaaaaatagagcgAAGGGCTTACGCCTCGGGTCAGACACGACAACACGGTTTTATACAGATTTCTCGACCGATGTATCTACGGAAAACATATTGCACATATCTGAATCAAATGACAGCCTTAATGTTGAAAAATCAAAGATCCAACCGATTCTTCATATTCCAGAAAAGATAAGTAAAGACGAAGACATTGATGAAGAAACATATaagaaattaatagaaaagACTGATTCGTTCAAGAAGAACGAATTAGAAAAGGTCAAgtacttaaataaacaaaaagttattaaCGAAGGAACTGAGTCGGAAGATAAATCTCACGACATTTCAGAGCAGCAGGAGGAAGTTCAAGAAAGTTGTGAAGAAATCGAACAACCTTTAGAACAAATAATATCACAATTACTAATGCAAAACCGAGAATTCcaaaagttacttaaaaaacaGCAACAAAGAAATACTGCTCAAAGAAGGCATCAACGACTTTTAAAGTCTCACTCAAACCCCGATCAAGTCATATCAGCCAAAAACGAACTAACAAAGTTGAAGCCAAAGTACACTCGTCAAATGTCtgaaaatattgaattaaatatcaATGAACATGAAAATCCAGAACGTAATGCTCATAGTGATATCGATGACGTGTCTGATGAAGATCATATTTACGAAACATTAAGAATAGAAAACAGAGCTGAAAATAATTTACACGAACTTTgcaataaaagtaaagtaatacaacataatataCATGTGTCTCGACCTAAAAGATTACCATCCCCGCAGAACTCTTCAGAATTAGTTAAAACGCACGGACCTGAATCAGATTATGTATACTTATCGTTCGATCAAATCAAACGTCGTGAAAGTTTAGAAGACGGAATATATGACGTGCCAGTGAAGTCTCCAGAAAAAGTATCTAAAGTCGATAAAAACGTAAATGACTATTACGTTACAATGGATAGTCCAGCAAAGGCGAGTAAcgaagaaaatatttatgacaATCTTATAGAAGTTTGTAGACGAAAAAAAGATGTTCCAAATACGCTGCCCGGTGACTATTTACCTATGAGTCCCGATCAACAGAGCCCCAATACGCCCGAAATATGGCTGAGCCGCCAAAAAGAACATTTTAACGTTTCTAGAGATAGGAAATCGGGTTCATTGCCCAGAAGTTTTCAGGTAGTGACGAGTGGCAAAGAAGATAATAATTTGAGTACATTTAAGTGCAAACCGAACAGTAATAGCAAAACTTATCTGAATAGAGACGGAAAAGTAATGAGTGCTGATCGCCCATTCACAATCGCTTCAGATCAAAGTGAAATTAGCTATGAAAATGTAGAAACATATATGAGTGAaggtgatattttaaaatttaacaaaaactcaAAATCGAAAGAAGATgaatatacacaaaatattagCCAATCCACCTTAGAATTAGAAGAAGAAATTGATCGATGTTATaagaataattttgaaaaagttGACTTAGatactaataaaaatgaaaatcctCTCAATACATCTCAACCTAACTTAAATGTATCTACCACGTCTTCTTGTGAAGCTTTGACTACTGAGCAAAATGACGGAAAAGCTAAAAATGTAGATGTCATACACCCTGAGCACAAAATATACAAGCCTACAAGTAACGTCTTATCACTGAAAAATGTCCTTAGTCGTTTTAAAAGTCGGACTCCACCTAAAAATAATGATGATGTGGAGATAAATGCGAATGATCAAACTGTAGAAAATTCAAAGACTGATTTAAAGAGTCCGACAAGTGAAAAAAGATCAGCTCTAAACCCAAGAAGTTACTCGAAAAATCTATTGCAAAGATTCAGAAGTATAATCGGCGATGAACAGCCGGatgataatcaaaataaatgtgaaaataataaaactaaaaatgaagACTCTCAAAACATAtcaaaaagtgaaataaaagttataataacaTCAACTGATAACAGTCCCACAACATCGACTATGGTATATTCGATCAAAACTGATCCACTTAGTAAGAGTGTCTGTGATCATACAACTATGAGCGAAAGTCAGaaagagaaaaataatttagaaattttatcTCAAAGTTGCGAAAATATTAACCAAAAATCTAATTTACTGCCGAATTACGAAAAAAGCATCAGTATGGTCACGAATGTATCGAGTTCACTAGCAAGTACACCGTCGCCCTCAAAGTCTAATAACAGTTCGTACCAAAGTCTTAATAAATTGCCTGTTTACATGCAAGGCAGCAAACATTTAGGTGCCAGAATAGCCCAGTCGGACTATGTTGATCCAATGACTCTAATGAGTGAAAAGAATGCtcttaaaaatgttaatgtactaataaataaaaacgctaTAAGACCAGACAGTCTTTTTTCTAACTCATCTTTTGTAACATCGTCAAGTGAAAGTACATATCAGGAGAgtcaaatcaaaacaaatactTCCCAGCAAACTTTAACCGAAAAGACGACAGCATCAAAAGCGAATTCAGATGAAAGCTATTATGAAAAATCATTTGAGAAAATAGAACAGCTAACAGATGCTGACATGTTTAGAGACTCAGCTGTGTATTCTGATCAAGAAGATATTGATGACACATTTTCAGATACTAAGACTAAAGTTTTCAATAAAGGTATGACGCGAGTTGAGAGTATCAAGCGTGAATCGTCGTTCAAAACGAAAAAGACTGTCGTGACAACCAATACTTCTGACAAAAAATGTACTCAATCTAACGTAATTACAATAACGAACAAAATTATTCATACGGAAAGCAATCGAAATACAAGTAAAGTAGAAAAAGTTGATACAGATGAAAAAAGTGTCGTCAAACCGAAGGTAGCTCCTCCGGTGGCAATCAAACCCAAAATAACAACTGCACCATCTGTTGCAGCAGTACCTcctaaaataacaattactaAGAACAATTTAACTAAGAGTCAAGAACAGTCATCGTCCTCTGAATCTGTCAACACACGGACTATTAGGAGAAATACAAGTTACAAAACATCTTTTGTCAGATCAGATTCTACACCAGTAgcacaaaaagaaaaaacagatTTAGGAAACCAAGTGGCTAAATCTGAAAGTAAAACGATAGAAACGAAAGAGAAGATCGAAGAGGAGTTAAAGCCACAGGGAAACATACAAATGAAACGCTTAAGCTTCGAAAGAGCTAGTCTTGACTCAGCGACAAGAAAGACAAAACCTATCTTAGAAACCAAACGCCAGTCCATAGAGCAACCATCAACGTCTAAATCAGTTTTGGAGAGGCGGTTAGAGATTGAACAAATGACAAaagttcatataaataaatcgatACAGAGTAAAAAGCCGATACAATTAGCTAAACCTAAATCGATTACACCCAAAATGGCGTCATTTGAACGAAGCGTCAGCGAAAACAGGACTAAAGAACGTAATGTCAATACAAACGTCGGTAGTCTAAGGCCGAATAttcctttaaataaaaatagtgttaaTGAACAAAGCCCCGATGCAAACGACAATGATCCAAAGGAAAGCTGGGTTAAACAAGTTGTCAATAAATTTCAATGA